The Oryza sativa Japonica Group chromosome 11, ASM3414082v1 DNA window cctcctcgcctccccaAACTCCCCGCATTCCCaacaacctcgccgccgccgcagccgcagccgcagccgccgccgcacgccgccgcgtccaccgaaaccaccgccgccgcgatctCCGCCTTCTACTCCCGCGTCGCGCTCCCCTCGCCTTCCTCCACTCAGGCGGCGCTTCTTCTAGCGTCTTCGGCGGGGGTCGGCATTTCGACGAGCACCtaacccgcgcgcgcgcgtgcggtcAAGCTCCACCCCCCAACGCGGCGCGATGGCGACACGAGACGCCGCGGACTCCGCGGCATtgcgcgaggaggcggcggggatcCTGAGGCTGCACCACGAGGGGGGTttcgcggcggcgatggcgcgggcggtggagctcgggcTGAAGCACGGGGGCTCCGCGCTCGTGCTCAACCTCGTCGGCACCCTGCACCAGGTCAACTACACCGCCTGCAGGGTCATGTCGTGCTGCAGCGGCGGGGGCGCCTGGTCCGGGAAGGAGGGCTCggccgaggacgaggaggagcacaagcgcgccgcgctctccgccttcgccgccgcggcgtggcTCGCCCCCAACTGCGTCGACATCGCCGTCTCGCACGCCGAGATGCTCTCCGAGGTCGAGAGGTACGAGGAGGCGTACGTGGAGCTCCTCCGCGCCCTCGGGATCTCCGACCCCGCCGACCCCGCGGCGCACGACGTCGTGTATGACGTGTGCGACGGCGAGACGACCCTCGCCGAGAGGTTGGGGAAGGCCAAGGTCAGGACTCACCGCGCCATAGAGCGCCTCGCCGAGCTGATCTGCGCACGGTTCATCCCGGCGGAGTCCTTGCGAGTGCTCGACGGCATCAAGCTCGGCGGGGACGCCGCCGCcagagcgcgcgcgcgagcgaagCATCTCGCCACGACCTACCCGTTCGCGCCGcgcgcccacctcctccgcgcgcaCGTCGACCTGGAGCGCGTCCGTGGCTTGGACCCGGCCATCGACAAGAGGCGATTCCTGCGCCGCACCCTCGACATGGTCCAGGACACCGCGTATGAGTTCCAGCGATCGCTCGTGATCGCCCTGTTCCGCGCCAAGCTCATGTTCGTCCTGGATCAGTACGACGATGCCGAATGCGAGTGCCACAGGGCGCTTGCCATCGAGAGCCCTTTCGACCCGGTGGTGGATGACTTGCCTCCAGGATCTGTCAGTGGAGCAGATTATGATGCCAGAGTGTGTTTTGTCAGGAATCAGCTTCGTACACTGATCAAGAAGATCATATTCTCGGCTGCAATTTACTGGCGCACTCTAACAAGCGAGGATGAGGATAGCTTGATATCAGTGAGGGTCAAGCCATTGATTCAACTATGCAATAGAACTGACATGTCGTCTGCAAAGACCATAACGGATGCAGTGCGCTTTTTCAAGGGCAACAATTCATGGAGTTTCTTGATTTGCCCTCTGTCGAGTCGCTGTGATGGCCGGAAGTTTGTGGACACTTCTTCACTCTGGGGACACCTGTGCAACAAGCACCCAGAGGGGCACTGGAGAAAGCTCCAATCAGTTTTGGGTTCAAAACTATCTGAAAATACATCAGTGGGGGACTGTTCCTTGGAATGGATAACTTTTGGTCAAGATTCAGAGAAGCATGACATCTTCCGTTTAATAAAGATAAACGATATGTTCGATTCCTTGATTCGTCTGACAGCTGGTGGAACAGAACCAGATTTGGTGGAAATGCGTACAGAGAAATGCAGAGAAGGGGCTGAGATCCTTGAGGGAATCAAGAAAAGGTTGGGGACTTTGCCTACAGATACATCTAGCTCTCAGGTCTGTTACTAGTTACAGTCACATGATGATATGGCATGATTTTAAGTTTAGCATTTGTACTTTGTGTGCATTTTTGTGCTTACAATTATGTTTACCGGACTGAGAATTCACTTGCCTTTGCATTTCAGTTTGACGAGGCTCGAGTCGGAATACAAAATATGTGGCTTAAGTTCCTCAAAGTATCTGTTTTGGATTATCGTGGCGTCATATTTCCACTTGTGAGATCGTTCGTATGGGTGTGTTACATCAGGAACTCCTTTTTTGTCTTTGTTATTCAGCTGCTTGTTCATATTGTTTGCTCACTGATAACCATCTTTGCAGGGGAAATTAAAGAAACGCATGGCTGGAGATCCAAATATTGTTGGCCATATTAGTGCTTCCAAAATTGATCCTATATTTGATGATGCTCCTAGTGCCCGTTGCAGGAATGTTTCTGTAGGACATGACTCCAATCCCTCCGATGCAAACAAAATGGGTACAGCAAGCCAACAGAATCTGAAGGTTATTTTTGCTACAAGCATTTCTGTCAAATTTCAGtgaaataacatatattttttgttaATTTATCTATCTGAAGCTGACAGTAACACATTAAAATTGCTTAACAGACTTCATTCTCAAATGAGACACTTAAATCTGGCAAAGATCACCAAGAAAGGTATTAAATGCAGTGGTACTCTTATCATTGtctgaaatatttttataaggTTATATTTGCACTCTACTTTTTTTTCGTGAATCATATTTAACGTACTGTTTGTTTCCATGTGTTTCATTAATGATGCTTTGACAAAATACTTCCATTTGTATGTGAAATAACCTGGTACTATATGGAATGACTGgttatttttctcattgggaAATATATGGAATTAATAGTGTAGAAAACAAAGtattccattttttaaaatttatggcAATGTTTACACAGAACAGCACTGTATTCAGTACTTCTCATCTTTGATAATGTGTGACAATGTGGAGTtcaaaaaatataatgaattaaaAGCAATTTCTATTTGTCTGCAAAAAAATAACAATAGATGAATGAGGGGAAAAATGGTAAGTGTAAGTAACTAGAATTTTAAAATAGTAGCTTTGAGATTAGGTGTGTagttattagaatttttatttgaTATAGACTCTAGGAAATGCAAGTAATTTGATGACTTGAACACCTTTTATTTTTCAACTGTAAAGATGACCCCTCACAATTTTTAATCTTTTACTATGTGTGCAGTGAGGTTTGTGTTGAAAATGGCAGTTCTGGGGCCAAGGTTGATACACCAATGGATGTGGAAGGAATCGAGATGGAGATAGCTGAAATACTGGCTAATATGGAACAGAATTTACAACTAGAAGGTGACTTTTTCCCCTGCACACAGCGCCGTAATTACATTGATAGTCTGAATTACCTATCCAGCTCAATAAGCACTTCTTTCCACTTAGTAGATAATACCACTAGGAAAAGTAAAATTGCTGTAAAAGTATAATTTTGATGAGAACATGGATGCATGACTTATATTCTGAAAGTATATTCTGAGACTAGTTTTCTAGTATTTGTACTCTGCTGTCCATGCTCCCTCAACAAATAGTGCCATGtttatttaattattatgaTAATAACTCCTCAAACATTATCATTTTGATGGCATAATCCTGTACAAACAAATTGTATCATTCCTTCTTAAATATTTAAATAACTATATAAAGCTGTCGTTTCAGACTCTAAGCCATAAGCCCATAACCATTTTGTCTTAGATTGTGTGATGAGTACGCTATCAAATacttccctccgtttcacaatgtaagtcattctagtatttcccatattcatattggtgttaatgaatctaaatagatatatatgtctatattcattaacgtcaatatgaatgtgggaaatgctagaatgacttacattgtgaaacggagggagtaggtaatAACTTTCTTTCCTATTATTACAATATGGATTTAATCCATACCCCATATAATGGCTTTCACACAACATGTTGATGCCGCAAAACTTAGCGCAACAAGTTGGCACAAAACAGATCCTGACAATTGGCTAATAATTCTATGatgccattgcattgtttttCAGTAATCTCAGTTGACATCATACATCAACAATAGGAATAGGTTACTCGAATTCTCGATACTCTTTCAATACAACCAATGTCTTTGTTACAGCATCTACCGCAGGAACACTTTCTAAGTAGTACTAAAGAAAAATTCAGCCCACATGACTTCCATTCAAATATAGAAAACCAGCACTTTAATTTAATTTCACAGTGTGAGAATGTAGTATATTTGTTTGTGCGAATGCAGTATTTTAACTCTTCATTAATAACCTGGAATGAACCAGCACATTTacagtttattaaaaaaagttctGGTTATTTGCATATGTGTGGATATATTTGGTAGTATTAACATTACAGAGTTGCTTTGTTTTCAGGAGAACTTTAACATTCCCTATCCAAAAGGTAATTATTGCATGTCTAAtcatttctgaaaaaaaaacagataaataTCCTGTAACTATTAGTTGTATCTGTGATTTCCTTGTAAATGTGATTATTATGAACATACTAAGCTCACAATTATTAGTTATATCTGTAATTTTGTTAATGTGAATGCAGTGATCTGTGATTTATCATTTTATCTATTATTGTGAACGTAATAATCTCTTCATAATTACAAAATCTATCCATGCCCTAGCAACACAATCTGTTCGccatttttcaatttttgttaTTTAATGTGGTTATTGTATGTTTTTATGGATAATTACCCAGAAACTGATAGCAAATCAACTGAGGAAATGTCAAGCACCACCGGCAATGAAAATGTTGATGTTAACAAAGAAATAACCGACAAAGACCTGTTTATCCTTCATCCAATCATACAGGTAGTAAAACCTTGCATGCAGATATTTGTTTTGTCTTGTGCTAGCCTCTGAGTTCTGATTTCTATGCATGACTACTTCTGAGTTCCGATTTCCTATGGAATATCCAGTCATTGTGGAATTTGAGGTACTTGAGAGATGAGTTTTTAATGGGAAAACCTGCATGGATCCTGAATATCAGTGGGAACTGCTGCATTGCTGACCTAATCTATGGAATCTTCTCTGCTTGGGAGAAAAATGAACACGACAGAGTGGCTGTTTTGCTAGCTTCTGTGAAGTCCAGTCTCTGTAAAATTGCAAATGATAACATGTTTCAGAAGGTATGGAGGTTAACAACATACCGTATTCCTTCACATGGTCATTTGTTCAAGCAATAATTATCAATCCCTGCATTGCCTTAATATAAGGATACCATGTtttcctagatttttttttcagccagGACGATGTTTTCCTAGATTCAAACAATTATTTTTTCCGAGAATTAAATCAGCGTACATTGCACTTATTGGCAATATATTATTAATGGAACTAATGGTAAAATGCCAATTTGCAGATCATGCTTTACAAAAATAAATGTAGGGTCTAAAAATTTAGGTTTACAAAATGcactataaaaataattatagatACTAATTTTTTGTTGTACCATACAAAAGCTGAGTCtataattttgttttctgttgGCGCTACCTTCGATTGATTGCATTTTCTGATTCCTTAAATTATGGAGATTATGGAGCATTCATGTTGTTTTCAGTATGTgacatttttttacaaaaaaaatatctgaAGGATCAATATTTGTTATCTCTTGTTCCATATGACTACAGTTGGTGAATTTGGACACACGAGTACCATTTTATTCGGCAAgccctattatttttttttctgatataACATGTAAAGTGTCAAAACGATTTCCACGGAGACTTATTTTAGACATGCGAGTCTCATTTTCTGCTTCAGTATTATTTTACTCTTCATGCATATTTTTCTGCCTTCACAAGGCTAAATCTTGTTGATCAATTTCAGCTCCAATCTGGAAAAAGAATTGCATCTGAGGTTGTGGCAACAGTTTTTCAAGGGCTGCATATATCGGAAGCTTCTTTGCATTTTTGTTTCAACAGTGAGATTGAGGGGCGTGTAGTAAGTCCTATCAGCTGCCGAGATTGCATATGCCGAACACATAATCTGTTTGGAATTATGTTCCATGTGCGAATGAGCTGCAGATGTGGGAAGTCTTTTAGTGAGAAAGAACATACCACAATTGTATATAGACTTGATGCTGGTTCACCTCAAACAACAAAGGTGTGTCACATTAATTAGATATCCTGTATAGCTAACTCTTCATCATAGGTGGATATATTTGCCAAAGTATCCTACAAATAGTGATTGCCAACCTTTTGCAGATCAATTCCTTTGCAGACCTTCCTGTTCTATATGATCAGCAGTTATGCTTTGAGGACAATTGCGAGTATTGTGGAAGTTCGAAGAAAGTTGATGTTTCTCCGTTTAACACGCCGCATTTCTTTACTATAGGTAGAGGTTCTTGTCTGCAATAGTAAATTGCAATTTAACATTTGATGCCCCCTTTTCCTGCCTAAACAGAAAATACTATTGGAATTTTACATTTGGTGTCCCTTTTTCCTGCGTAAACATAAAATTATGTAGGAGACATGCATCACGACCACTTGTAACTAAAACAGAAATTGAAACTTGAAGGCTAACTTCTAGAATCCGACAAAACTGAAGTCTCTACATTGTTAGGTGTGATATAGCTCGGTATTATGCTGGTTAAGAGGCTTTTGATccattgatattttttttctgtactGTAAAGTTAACGTCAAGCTGCTTGTTTTGTTCCCTGTGTTTGGCATTTTATTGTAGGTTTAGACTGGTTTGGTGGCAGTGAAGACCAGGGTCGGCTATCTGAACTTCTGGTTGGCATTGCACATCCCCTTGACATTAAACTTCTCTGCAAGGGTGTTCGCTTCTCAGCAAACTATTCTCTGGCCTCAATGGTATGAGCACTcagaaccttttcttttctttatgaaTTACATTGTTATATAACAGAAAAAATAATGTTATCCTTGATTGTCAATTGTCATTTTAAGGAATccaaaaaggagggaaaaagcAATGAGCTACTTGGTATTGGTTGATATCTGTTGTCAATTGTGTTTCTTGACTCGTATTGTATCTTAATATCATCACCACATATTATACTCAAGGCGAGGGAAGTCACAGGGAATCAAGGTTTTACTAGAACTAAACGGACCAATATAGTGGATAATGGGTTGAAGCTATGATCCATCTGAGTTGGCCATATAGTATTTTGGTGAATATTTCAATGGTTTTGTTGGCGAATGTTATTCTGCAGAAACCTTACTGATCTCCAGCATTTGGAATGCTTCAAAACAAAGAATTTTATCAAGAGTTTTGTATGCAGAACTGGCAGCAACAAGCCAACAACTAACATCTTGTGTAATTTCACAATCTCACTGAATGTTTTGTCAGGCTGTCAGCATGTTTCATTGATTGAGAATTGAAATGGAGTAATATGGCAGGGTGATCTTTAATGGGCTTGTTTCAATCTCTGTTACTCCCAGTTATTTATATTCATCCTTTGGTTTATATCTCGATACCAAAATGTCACCATCAGAAATCACAATCAGTGGTACAGAACTTACATTGGTTTTGTTTTCTATTCAATAAATTTATTATTCTCTTGCAACGAGTTCTACTTCTTTGGCCTTTTGCAAGGTTTGTCAGTTGCTTATGCTTAACAACACAACAGTGTCTAGCAAATGCAGTATATTAGTTTTCTATACCCCCAGCTTATTAACTCCCTGCCAACCAAAAACTCTGCAGATCTCCTATGCTGATGGGCGCTACGTCTGCTTTGCTCGCAATCAGGACAAGTGGCTCATCTGTGATGCTGAGAATGTTGAGGTGGGTAACTAACTTCTTGGCCTGTGCAGCGCatcatgtatgtatgtatgcttCTTGATTCTGATCTTCTCTCTGTTATTCTGAGCGGTTAAACTCTATACAGGCAGCAGATTCCTGGGAGCTGTTGCTTGAACGCTTCAGTGTCTGCAGGCTCCAACCTGAAGTTCTCTTTTTCGAGGTCATCAAGTAGATATACGAGTGCCTGGAACAACCCTTTCGCAACATTGTGTTTGTATCTTAATTCTGGCATTCTTGCAAGGAAATAGTTGTTGCTGCATGTCACCGACTCGCTATCCTGCTGCTATCTCTACATCAGGAAAGGCCTTTAGTTTGAAACGCAGCGTTTTTATGGATTTGGTGGAGATCTTATGAATTCTGATCAACTTGTACGATCAGTCCACATTGTATTGTGATGAATGATACCATTTCCTTTCAACCGTCACGAGTAGAAGTCATGTTTGATATCAGGCTATTAGTTATACTGTGATGACTGATGAATGATACCATTTCCTTTCAACCGTCACGAGTAGAAGTCCTGTTTGATATCAGGCTATTAGTTAACCAGTATGTCATATCTGTACTCTCTATCTCATATTTTAAGatgctttaactttttttttatgtttgaccaaatttatagaaatatatagcaatattttcaacacaaaataaacattatCAAAACATATTTAATGTTGAATAATACAATACACAAATGCAatacacattttttttgtttcgcaCAAGAAAAAAGGATGTCCACAAACAGCGCGCAAGTGCTCAGGAGGCAGGACTGAGCATCGCCAATGGATTGGATAAATTGTTCCCAATCCAAGATTTTTGGGAATTTGGGCTAAAAATCAGCTCCAACATATTTCCTCATCTGCTGCTAAAAATTTAGAGTTCCCTTCCCTGAGTTTTACGATCTCTACTTGTAGGGACGTGCGAGGGCTCCCAATCCCTCCTATTCCGCTGCTTCTAACATCCCTCGTCGGGCTGGGACAAGGATGGTGATGGGAGTTGAGGAGATATGATTTCTGTTGATAGTTTAACGGAGGTCCGGATCTACTCTTTTGTCCTTGAGAAGAGATTACTTGTGTGataaatgaaactaatttggtgttgtagatgttgctaagttttctataaatttggtctaatataaggaattttgactaggaaaaagttcaaagcgacttataatatgaaacaaagatattatttttctttttattttctggtAGTTAAGATATTCCTGGCAGCGTCAAACCTGAAGTCGTCATCTTCAGTTGTACACTACCATTTCGATCATTTTAGTTTCAAATTTGATGTTACCTTATTGGTTTGCAACTTGCAGTTAATTTTGGCATTCATGCAAAGAAACAGTTGTTATATGTTCACCATCTTGGTGCTATCTCTACATTGAGAATTCCCTTCCGTACTGACATCAAATGTGCGATGAGAATGATGCAAATTCTTAGAATTGAGCTACACCCAACGAACTTCAGAATTTTCACCCAAATTCATACAAAATTTTGGATGAACAGATAAACGCTGGATGGACGTTCATTTCACGTCCTTCGTATCTTCAGCAACTCAGTTGTTAGCCAAATTTGTTGAATTTTGGATGATCAATAGATAAATGCGTCCTCCGTATCTTCAGCAAATCAATTGTTAGCCAAATTTGTTGAATTTTTGGATAAAATAGATAAGGGGCAATTGCGATTTTGATCCTATTTTGAAACCTAACTACCAATTTAACTTTACTTTTTaggtttgcttatttgacccttaTTTTCAAAACCGAAGATCATGTCTGACTCTCTTTTGTGAAGTCAATATAACTGTgctaacttagaaaaaaaaagatgatgttTCTGTCCTTACTTATTTGACCCTGTATTAATTATCCCTTCTTAAAGATTTTGTTTGTTTGATCCAGATTGCGGTGGATAGCCTGGCGGCCGACTTCCCACGGCCACATCGGTGAGCACCGCACCGCCGCCCatcgtcatcttcctcctcgttCGGATCAAAGAAGAAAAGCACCATCACCCCGCAACCTTCGACCGCGCCACCGTCCTCTCTGTTTGGAGCGAGAAGGAGcagtgccgccgcccgccgtgctTAGGGgtattttcattattttagTCAAGATGAAGTGAAACCCTAATGGTTAAGTAGAAACATGGTAAAACGACAACTTCAATTTAAAAAAACGAGGTAAAATAAACAAACTTAGAAAAAGAGATCAGATTAATAGTTAGAAGACTTCCAAAGGATCAAATCAGCAATTATCCAATAGATAAACACTACTCCGTTCGTTTATTTTGACGTCATCGTATCTAAAGCTATTCCGTTCGTTATCCCAGTTAGCTAGCTAGAATCTCTCCGAGAGATCATCCCCTCCCGATTCGTTTCCTCCTTCTAGATTCTAGAAGCTATTATAAATACCCTCCTCTCGCCTCGCGAAACCCCAGAACCACGCCGCGCTTTCCCATCAATCCttcgccgtcatcgccgccgccgccgccgccgccgcatttgTACGAACACCTCGCGCGCGATGGGCAGAGGCAGCAGGGCTCAGCGGAAGGAGGCCGCggagctggagcggcggcggctcgaggcGGAGAGGGCCCTGCGCAgggaggccgtggcggcgctGCGGATGTACCGCGAGGAGGGGCGCCACGACGAGGCGATCGCGCGCGCCGAGGAGCTCGCGGCGGGGCACCCgggctccgccgtcgccgcccacctcGCCGCGGTCCTCCACCACGACGCCACCAaccgcgccgtcgacggcgcctCCGGCCAGCAGCCCTCCGCCGCGGGGAAGCACCTCCACCCGGCCCGCGACTTCTACATCCGTGCCGCGCGCCTCGCCCCCAACTGCGTCGAGATCGCCACCAGCCTTGCGACGGTGCGGTTCGCgtgcctcgacgacgacgacgcggaccTCGACATCCGCCGCGCCGTGACCATCGACTACCCCACCGACCCCGCCGACAACAACGTCGCCTacgacctcgacgacgacgacggcgccaccCCCAAGGACAGGATCGCGAACGCGAGGGCGGCCGCCATCGAGCGCTACAACCTGATCATGGCCTTCGTCATCGCCAAGGTCATCCCCCGCGCCGTCCGCGGCGTGCTCGACGTCGCCGAGCGCGAGGGCGCCGCCAAGGCGGTCAAGCCGGCGAAGGCGCTCGCCGCGCGCTACCCCTACTCGGCGCGCGCGCTCTTCGCCCACGCGCACGTCGACGTGGAATTCGCGCGCGGCCTCGCCCCGGGCATCGACAAGCGCCCCTTCCTGGACCGCCTCCTCGGCGAGCTCAACGGAGAGGCGCTGCGGTTCGACACCTCGCTCGTCCTCGCCGCATTCCGCGCCAAGCTCGTCTTCCTCTTGGGCTCGTACGTCTCCGCGGAAGGCGAGTGCAGCCGTGGGTTGCACATGGTCGGAGCAGCTGATCCCGCCGACGAGGATGTCCCCCCTGGATCTGTCCCCGGAGAGAACTCTGAAGATAGGCAATCCGCTGTCCGTGTAGAGCTCGGTCGTTTATTCCAGAAGATTGTCTTGGCGACCAAAGATTACTGGTCCTCGTTGCCAAGGGAGAAGCAGGACAGATTTCGGTTTGCGGGATTCAATTCGATGCATCAACACTATGCCAAGAACTATGATGACACGCACGAGGGCGCAAAGACCATATC harbors:
- the LOC112936894 gene encoding uncharacterized protein isoform X1, giving the protein MGRGSRAQRKEAAELERRRLEAERALRREAVAALRMYREEGRHDEAIARAEELAAGHPGSAVAAHLAAVLHHDATNRAVDGASGQQPSAAGKHLHPARDFYIRAARLAPNCVEIATSLATVRFACLDDDDADLDIRRAVTIDYPTDPADNNVAYDLDDDDGATPKDRIANARAAAIERYNLIMAFVIAKVIPRAVRGVLDVAEREGAAKAVKPAKALAARYPYSARALFAHAHVDVEFARGLAPGIDKRPFLDRLLGELNGEALRFDTSLVLAAFRAKLVFLLGSYVSAEGECSRGLHMVGAADPADEDVPPGSVPGENSEDRQSAVRVELGRLFQKIVLATKDYWSSLPREKQDRFRFAGFNSMHQHYAKNYDDTHEGAKTISDALSFVRKNRSWRFWICPYCVGKKIPDTDSLLQHMRNKHPEGGVWLKLLSILDPKSVDSSEGDYFLDDVAVCQDSEENYVLRFERMDHIFKYLFLRATGTVEHKQFSELRETKCKEGIEILEMMKPKLKNVPTDISSSEFNEACAEIQDMWNDFLEISVLDYRVVITPLAICFISEQLLLSMSNDEKAASKSIDAADIDALFPNVDDTPDIDAIFPKVGDAPSAADTSKTGYSDFGSSFNATCLSLIQSLLPCCSCSCQTIYVLHLLEACLLTTTWLPFKYKYKYY
- the LOC112936894 gene encoding uncharacterized protein isoform X2, translating into MGRGSRAQRKEAAELERRRLEAERALRREAVAALRMYREEGRHDEAIARAEELAAGHPGSAVAAHLAAVLHHDATNRAVDGASGQQPSAAGKHLHPARDFYIRAARLAPNCVEIATSLATVRFACLDDDDADLDIRRAVTIDYPTDPADNNVAYDLDDDDGATPKDRIANARAAAIERYNLIMAFVIAKVIPRAVRGVLDVAEREGAAKAVKPAKALAARYPYSARALFAHAHVDVEFARGLAPGIDKRPFLDRLLGELNGEALRFDTSLVLAAFRAKLVFLLGSYVSAEGECSRGLHMVGAADPADEDVPPGSVPGENSEDRQSAVRVELGRLFQKIVLATKDYWSSLPREKQDRFRFAGFNSMHQHYAKNYDDTHEGAKTISDALSFVRKNRSWRFWICPYCVGKKIPDTDSLLQHMRNKHPEGGVWLKLLSILDPKSVDSSEGDYFLDDVAVCQDSEENYVLRFERMDHIFKYLFLRATGTVEHKQFSELRETKCKEGIEILEMMKPKLKNVPTDISSSEFNEACAEIQDMWNDFLEISVLDYRVVITPLAICFISEQLLLSMSNDEKAASKSIDAADIDALFPNVDDTPDIDAIFPKVGDAPSAADTSKTGEL